The genomic segment tgttccataaaatgtcagaaaaccttaaaaaacattAATCAGTGTTTGTCGAAACAAACcactttattttgcatttccatgtgCCCACACAATACCACAGACAAGTGggattgtttattttcattgaaaAGGAGTGTTATAGCTACACTGGGAATAATATTGATAAAATATAAACGTTATACAGTCACTTTAACTCACTCAAGACAGACTCTAGTAacatacagagagaaaaaaacaattagttTAGCCACAAAACAAAGCATCCTGTTCCTTTATTAAGCTCCTGTCTTCAGCACTGAGTAGTGGCATTAGTATCTCAAAGGTTTTGTCAAACGCACTGTAGTCTACACGAAATGCCCCTTTCTCCAGGGAAATGCATGATTCAAAGCGGTGGCCCCACAGAACCTCGTCCTCTGTGTAGGAAGTCCTCGCCTGGCAAGTCATACCTGCAACACAAAAAGTCATCAACAGATTTAATGCAGTGAAATTCACTTGTTGAAGGTACATTTGGGGCCTGTTGCGACTGGCCATCTTCTAAAAAAAAGACTGACGTGTGTTTTCATTGATTTACCATGAACAGAAAATGAAttagtgctttgtttttgtcacattcgaATGAGCCATTCCTGGGAATCTGCCATGTTGTGTCTATGTCTGTCAATATTAAGCCCTCGATGCctctaaatcctacacactggttCTTTAACTTATAACCgctcttattttgtaaataattacaGAAATACAGCTATATTACCATGAACATACAGTAGTCCTGGTCCTGGAGGACACcactgattttaaaaacacttccACAAACCTGATGCTTCCACGATGCCCTCCAGAATGACAATGATCTCAAAGGTTTCTCTCTTCAGACGCTCAGCTCCAACTTCCCAGAAGGGGCTGTTTTCATTAATGACATGGGTAATGGTCTGAGGTTCCACCAGGAGAAGCCTGTCTCCCCCTGTGTCGTAGCCCAGATTGATCTCTGACTGCTCCAACGGGATGAACTCGCCCTCCTTGGTCTGCCTAGACTTGATCAGCTTGGCCCGGATCTTGGCGTCCACCATGTGGCTCTCTCGGAGATCCCCGATGCGAAAGAGCATGCACAGTTTCTCATCGCGCACGCATATGACACAGTGCTTACTGAAGATCAGCGTCTGAGCTCTCTGCTGTGGTCGGGAGATCTTAACAAACATGCAGCCCACCATCAGAGCATCGATGATGGAGCCCAGGATGGACTGGACCATCAGGAGCACTGTACCTTCATAGCAGTTAGCGGTCACCATCCTGGAGCCGTACCCAATGGTCCTCTGGCTCTCTaatgacagcagcagtgctgacAGAAAACTGTCCACATTCACAAAGCACGCCAGCCACAGAGGGTCATTAACATGTGCAATGTCATCACGCAACCAGGCACCGAAAAAATAGATCACACCAAAGGTCACCCATGTGAGAATGTAGCCCATGGTGAAAACAAGAAGGAACCAGCGATATTTGAGGTCCACTAATGTGGTGAAAATATCTGAGAGGAAGCGACTCTTGTCTGTAATAGGCCCCAGATTGACCCTGCACTTTCCATCCTTGGTGACATAACGCTGACGCTGATGGCAGACAGTGACATGTGACGACTGCTCATCACCGAACAGCTTACATCGCTTCTTGTGACTCTTTGCCCCATTCTGTTTCTCGGGTACAGAAACTGGAATGCTGCTGCTGGACGTGGAGCCTCTCGAGTGCCATCTGGAGCTAAACCGCTTCAGGTGTCTGCTGCGGTGTGAACGCTCAGGCACCAGTGTCTCGTCTGCTGATCTACAAGGAACTGCTTGGGTTGTTTGCTGCTGAGGTAGCTCTATCTGGAGGAAAGTGAGAGCCTGAGAGGTTGGACTGCAGGGACTCTGGGTTTTGGAGGAAGAAGCCTCCTGGAACGGTGGCAGTGATGAGCAGTTAGCAGAGTTCAAGTGGCTGTGGATGAGAGACGGCCTCTTTGTGATCATCATGGAACTGACGGTGGATTTAAGAGCAccctgaaatgaaagaaacaaaaatactaATGTTAACAAagtgcaaaacaacaaaataaatgacaagaAGACTCATAAGCTGTGTCCTAGTGAAGGTTGTGCAATGAGACTTGGCCAGTGTATCTGACTCCACAGTATACAGGGGCAACTCTACAGGGGGCCAACAAGGACTGAGATACCTGTAAGTTTAAACCTTGCAACCCACCAAGCCCCCATATGGCTCGACTTCCTAGTCTGATGCCTTAGAATAGTACACCCATAGTTTGATATGAGATGTCAACTCTTAAACCCTCAgtgtttcctttgttttgtttcagatgATCCTCTGACAAAAACTCAcaggtgcacatttaaactgtGTTCAGTACATAAACAAACTAACAATGAACAgccaatttatttttaatcaagatAATCAAAAATCCAGTTTAGATTTTTGTTATGACGTGCTGGGCCtcaaaaaatctaaaatctcaattgatttaaaaataaatgccaaCAAAGGAAATATAACCCATAATCACATGTGCAAATGTTCCACCTAGTGATGCCTTTGGATCCAAAACTTGTTCCAATTGTGCCAAACAGCACACAGGACCATACAACACAATCACTATCTCCATTTAAATTAGTCATTTACAAATGTGttgcaacaaaaaaagcatGCCCATTTATTTTAGGAAATACATCTAGATAATGAGAAGATTATGTACAAAATCAGTATCTGTAATCAAAGATCTACACCTCATCACTAACTACTGTCATCTGTGGTCCTTTCACAAATAAACTGAACCATAAGAATCATTTAGTCCAGCCCTGACGTAGTGATGGATACAGACGGTGGTACCTTGCTGACGTATGTGGTGGACGGTGCTGACCCCGGCTGAGGTCTGGGCAG from the Solea solea chromosome 4, fSolSol10.1, whole genome shotgun sequence genome contains:
- the LOC131458050 gene encoding G protein-activated inward rectifier potassium channel 3-like, with protein sequence MSSTVVYSREMQQNLQYNSYIRTTVGVEPRRNSVPPTQTLTSKHLLAYLPRPQPGSAPSTTYVSKGALKSTVSSMMITKRPSLIHSHLNSANCSSLPPFQEASSSKTQSPCSPTSQALTFLQIELPQQQTTQAVPCRSADETLVPERSHRSRHLKRFSSRWHSRGSTSSSSIPVSVPEKQNGAKSHKKRCKLFGDEQSSHVTVCHQRQRYVTKDGKCRVNLGPITDKSRFLSDIFTTLVDLKYRWFLLVFTMGYILTWVTFGVIYFFGAWLRDDIAHVNDPLWLACFVNVDSFLSALLLSLESQRTIGYGSRMVTANCYEGTVLLMVQSILGSIIDALMVGCMFVKISRPQQRAQTLIFSKHCVICVRDEKLCMLFRIGDLRESHMVDAKIRAKLIKSRQTKEGEFIPLEQSEINLGYDTGGDRLLLVEPQTITHVINENSPFWEVGAERLKRETFEIIVILEGIVEASGMTCQARTSYTEDEVLWGHRFESCISLEKGAFRVDYSAFDKTFEILMPLLSAEDRSLIKEQDALFCG